Genomic segment of Mycobacteriales bacterium:
CCGGAGTCGGCCCGGTGACCGTCGAGATCCCGGCGGCGGAGGTCGATCGACACTCCGAGCTGTCCCGGGAGCTCGAAGAGCATGCCTTCCGCTACTACGTTTCCGATGCGCCGACGGTCAGCGACGCGGAGTACGACGCGCTGATGCGCGAGCTGTCCGGGATCGAGGAGCGCTACCCGCAGCTGCGCACGCCGAACTCACCGAGCCAGAAGGTGGCCGGTTCCTATTCGACGCTGTTCACCCCGGTGGAGCACCTGGAACGGATGCTCAGCCTCGACAATGCCTTCACCGACGCAGACGTGGACGCGTGGAACAGTCGGCTCGAACGCGAGGCTGGGGCGACCCCGCAGGGATACCTGTGCGAGCTGAAGATCGACGGGCTCGCGGTCGACCTGGTCTACGAGTCGGGTCGCCTCGTCCGCGGCGCGACCAGGGGCGACGGGCGCACCGGCGAGGACATCACCTCCAACATCCGTACCCTCGGCGACGTCCCGGCCCGGCTTCGGGGCGACCGGGTGCCCGAGCTGCTCGAGGTCCGGGGGGAGGTGTTCTTCCCGGTCTCCGAATTCGACGCTCTGAACGCCACCCTGGTCGAGTCGGGGAAGGCCCCCTTTTCCAATCCGCGCAACGCCGCAGCCGGCTCGCTGCGACAGAAGGACCCTCGGGTCACCGCGAGCCGCCCACTGCGGATGCTGCTGCACGGCCTGGGCGCCCGACGCGGCTTCGCGCCGGCGTCCCAGTCCGAGGCTTACGCTGCGCTGTCGGAATTCGGCCTACCGGTCAGCGACCGGTATCGAGTCGTCGAAACGCTGGCGCAGGTCAAGGACTACGCCGGCTTCTACGGCGCCCACCGCCACGATGTGGAACATCAGATCGACGGGGTCGTAGTCAAGGTGGATGACCTCGCGCTACAGCGTCGGCTCGGTTCCACATCGAAGGCCCCGCGCTGGGCGATTGCCGTCAAGTACCCGCCCGAGGAGGTCGTCACCCGACTTCTCGACATCGAGGTCAACGTCGGCCGAACGGGGCGGGTCACGCCGTTCGGTGTGCTCGACCCGGTGCGGGTCGCCGGATCGACGGTGGCCCGGGCGACGCTGCACAACCAGGATGAGGTCCGACGCAAGGGTGTGCTCATCGGTGACTTCATCGTGCTGCGCAAGGCTGGCGATGTCATCCCAGAGATCGTCGGCCCGGTCGTGGCCCGTCGCGACGGCGGCGAGCGGGAATTCGTCATGCCCACGGCCTGCCCGGCGTGTGGCACCACGCTGGCCCGTCCCGAGGGCGAGGTCGACGTCAGGTGCCCGAATGCCCGGACTTGTCCGGCGCAGCTTCGGGAGCGGCTCTTTCACATCGGGCACCGGGGCACCCTCGACATCGACGTACTCGGCTACGAGGCCGCGTCGGCTTTGCTCGACTGCGGGTTGGTGCGCGACGAGGGCGATCTTTTCGGGCTCACCGCCGAGATGCTGGCACGCTGCCCGTTCTTCACCCGCAAAGACGGCAGCCTGTCGACGAATGCCGCCAAGTTCCTCGACGCCCTCCAGCGCGCGAAGTCCCGGCCCCTTTGGCGGTACCTGGTGGCGCTCTCGATCCGCCACGTCGGCCCGGAGGCCGCCCGGCCGTTGGCTCGCGAGTTCGGCTCGCTGGACTCGATCGCTGCGGCCTCGGAGGCGGAGCTAGCGGTGGTCGATGGCGTCGGGCCGACGATCGCCCGGTCGGTTCTCGACTGGTTCACGGTCGACTGGCATCGGGAGATCGTCGAGCGATGGCGCCTGGCTGGGGTCGATTTCACGGAGCGGTCGACGGCGGCAGGGCCCCGCCCACTCGAGGGGATCACCGTCGTCGTCACCGGTTCCCTACCCAACTTCTCCCGGGACCAGGCGACCGAGTCGGTGCAGTCCCGTGGCGGCAAGGTCGCTGGCTCGGTGAGCCGCAAGACGTCGTTTGTCGTCGCTGGCGATTCGCCGGGGTCGAAGTACGACAAGGCGGTGGCCTTGGGCGTCCCCATCCTCGACGAGCAGGGTTTCGAGGTTCTGCTCGAGCGGGGTCCGCAGGCTGCGGCCGGCGTGGCTCACTGACGATCGGCCCCGCCCCCGGCATGATCGGCTGACCAGTCGCCTGCCTTTTCCGGTCACCAAGGGGGATGCGTGTC
This window contains:
- the ligA gene encoding NAD-dependent DNA ligase LigA, which translates into the protein MTVEIPAAEVDRHSELSRELEEHAFRYYVSDAPTVSDAEYDALMRELSGIEERYPQLRTPNSPSQKVAGSYSTLFTPVEHLERMLSLDNAFTDADVDAWNSRLEREAGATPQGYLCELKIDGLAVDLVYESGRLVRGATRGDGRTGEDITSNIRTLGDVPARLRGDRVPELLEVRGEVFFPVSEFDALNATLVESGKAPFSNPRNAAAGSLRQKDPRVTASRPLRMLLHGLGARRGFAPASQSEAYAALSEFGLPVSDRYRVVETLAQVKDYAGFYGAHRHDVEHQIDGVVVKVDDLALQRRLGSTSKAPRWAIAVKYPPEEVVTRLLDIEVNVGRTGRVTPFGVLDPVRVAGSTVARATLHNQDEVRRKGVLIGDFIVLRKAGDVIPEIVGPVVARRDGGEREFVMPTACPACGTTLARPEGEVDVRCPNARTCPAQLRERLFHIGHRGTLDIDVLGYEAASALLDCGLVRDEGDLFGLTAEMLARCPFFTRKDGSLSTNAAKFLDALQRAKSRPLWRYLVALSIRHVGPEAARPLAREFGSLDSIAAASEAELAVVDGVGPTIARSVLDWFTVDWHREIVERWRLAGVDFTERSTAAGPRPLEGITVVVTGSLPNFSRDQATESVQSRGGKVAGSVSRKTSFVVAGDSPGSKYDKAVALGVPILDEQGFEVLLERGPQAAAGVAH